A window of Candidatus Deferrimicrobiaceae bacterium contains these coding sequences:
- the dnaG gene encoding DNA primase, producing the protein MGGRISESSIREIRDRADIVEVISETVPLSRSGSGYRGLCPFHREKTPSFHVHPSRQIFHCFGCGEGGSVFHFLMKARNLGFPEAVEELADRYGITLKYEQGSGARQPGEDLHRVLRFAADFYRDLLRKSPVAEGARELVRRRGVEAEAEQEFFLGYGGGGNDLLRALGAEGIDLAQAEKAGLLLAKEGGGFRERFRGRLLFPITDARGRVCGFGGRAMGDAQPKYLNSPESPLYKKSAVLYGLFQALRPIRSEGRVLVVEGYLDLISLWQKGVRNVVATCGTALTEQHARMLKRLAEEVVLFFDGDLAGERAAGKAGAPLYEAGISPLVLFPPKGQDPDDWARALPAPDLAKKVAEAIPLLQHIEARIASRYDLGEIRGKLAYLRRVGPYIAWVVDEAERRLYVRRLAAATGLPEDDVTAHLDRVAAGAVRHESAAQSAHPITMGGARDEAGKTLPPVDRCEDMLLRLLAGDPGLIREVTADGLPALVSDEDVRQLLTMLAGRAESAESPTLSGLLDDETVPDAVRRRIAAALAGGALAPEKARSEYPETALALRIREREREIERLGGVIREAETTGDRVAAQAASGGQFAAGKELEYLKRKRIDLTR; encoded by the coding sequence TTGGGAGGCCGGATATCCGAAAGTTCGATCCGGGAGATACGGGACAGGGCCGACATCGTCGAGGTGATCTCCGAGACCGTGCCGCTGTCGCGAAGCGGTTCCGGATATCGGGGGCTTTGCCCGTTCCACCGGGAGAAGACGCCATCATTCCACGTTCATCCCTCCAGACAGATCTTCCACTGCTTCGGCTGCGGCGAGGGCGGGTCGGTCTTTCATTTCCTGATGAAGGCGCGCAACCTCGGCTTCCCCGAGGCGGTCGAGGAGCTGGCCGACCGGTACGGCATCACGCTGAAATACGAGCAGGGAAGCGGGGCCCGGCAGCCGGGCGAGGATCTTCACCGGGTGCTCCGGTTCGCGGCCGATTTCTACCGCGACCTCCTGCGCAAGTCGCCGGTCGCTGAGGGGGCGCGGGAGCTCGTTCGAAGGCGCGGCGTGGAAGCCGAAGCCGAACAGGAGTTTTTCCTCGGATACGGCGGGGGCGGGAACGACCTGCTCCGGGCACTGGGCGCCGAGGGGATCGACCTTGCCCAGGCCGAGAAGGCGGGACTCCTCCTGGCGAAGGAGGGGGGCGGATTCCGGGAACGGTTCCGCGGCAGGCTGCTCTTTCCCATCACCGATGCGCGGGGCCGGGTCTGCGGCTTCGGCGGGCGCGCCATGGGCGACGCCCAGCCCAAGTACCTCAATTCGCCCGAGTCGCCGCTCTACAAGAAGAGCGCGGTCCTCTACGGGCTCTTCCAGGCGCTGCGCCCGATCCGGTCCGAAGGGCGGGTGCTGGTGGTCGAGGGATATCTCGACCTCATCTCGCTCTGGCAGAAGGGGGTCCGCAATGTCGTGGCGACGTGCGGCACCGCGCTGACCGAGCAGCACGCCCGGATGCTCAAGCGGCTGGCCGAAGAAGTCGTCCTGTTCTTCGACGGCGATCTTGCCGGCGAGCGGGCCGCGGGCAAGGCGGGCGCGCCGCTTTATGAGGCGGGGATCAGCCCTCTGGTGCTGTTTCCGCCCAAGGGGCAGGATCCCGACGACTGGGCCCGGGCGCTTCCGGCGCCCGACCTGGCGAAAAAGGTCGCCGAAGCGATCCCGCTCCTCCAGCACATCGAGGCGCGGATCGCCTCCCGGTACGACCTGGGCGAGATCCGCGGCAAGCTCGCCTACCTGCGGCGGGTGGGGCCCTACATCGCCTGGGTGGTCGACGAGGCCGAGCGGCGCCTCTACGTCAGGCGGCTGGCTGCGGCGACCGGGCTGCCCGAGGACGACGTGACGGCGCACCTCGATCGGGTCGCCGCGGGGGCGGTACGCCACGAATCGGCGGCGCAGTCCGCGCATCCGATAACCATGGGGGGCGCCCGGGACGAGGCGGGAAAGACCTTGCCGCCCGTCGATCGGTGCGAAGACATGCTGCTCCGCCTGCTGGCAGGCGACCCGGGGCTGATCCGGGAAGTGACGGCCGACGGCCTTCCGGCGCTGGTTTCCGACGAGGATGTCCGGCAGTTGCTGACGATGTTGGCCGGGCGGGCTGAAAGCGCCGAATCGCCCACGCTGAGCGGGCTGCTCGACGACGAGACGGTGCCCGACGCGGTCCGTCGGCGTATCGCGGCGGCGCTTGCCGGAGGGGCGTTGGCGCCCGAAAAGGCGCGCAGCGAATATCCCGAGACCGCGCTGGCGTTACGCATCCGGGAGCGGGAGCGGGAGATCGAACGTCTGGGCGGGGTCATCCGCGAGGCCGAGACGACGGGCGATCGGGTGGCGGCACAGGCTGCATCCGGGGGCCAATTCGCCGCAGGCAAGGAACTCGAATATCTGAAACGGAAACGAATCGATCTGACGAGGTGA
- a CDS encoding GatB/YqeY domain-containing protein, translating into MSLHERLRQDMQKAAKERDSLALSALRMALSEIKYREIETHEPLSDESVIKMLASMVKRRRESIEMFTKGNRPDLVEKEGAEIRVLEVYLPQGISEAEVESIVRETVSAEGAKGAADMGRVMKALMPKIAGRADGKLVNEIVRRVLAG; encoded by the coding sequence ATGTCTCTTCACGAACGTTTGCGGCAAGATATGCAGAAGGCGGCCAAGGAGCGCGACTCCTTGGCCCTTTCTGCTTTGCGGATGGCGCTGTCCGAGATCAAGTACCGCGAGATCGAGACGCACGAACCGCTTTCCGACGAATCCGTGATCAAGATGCTCGCCTCCATGGTCAAGCGCCGCCGCGAGTCGATCGAGATGTTCACCAAGGGCAATCGCCCCGACCTGGTCGAAAAGGAAGGCGCCGAGATCCGGGTGCTCGAAGTCTACCTGCCGCAGGGGATTTCCGAGGCCGAAGTCGAGTCGATCGTGCGCGAGACGGTTTCCGCCGAGGGGGCGAAGGGTGCGGCCGACATGGGGCGCGTGATGAAGGCGCTCATGCCGAAGATCGCCGGTCGTGCCGACGGCAAGCTGGTCAACGAGATCGTTCGCCGCGTCCTGGCGGGGTAG
- the rpsU gene encoding 30S ribosomal protein S21, translating to MPGVRVKEEEPFESVLKRFKKQCEKAGILSEIRKREHYEKPSVKRKKKALAARKRALKKMKKMSR from the coding sequence ATGCCGGGCGTCCGAGTCAAGGAAGAGGAGCCCTTCGAAAGCGTTCTCAAGCGTTTCAAGAAACAGTGCGAGAAGGCCGGGATCCTGTCGGAGATCCGCAAGCGTGAACATTACGAAAAGCCCAGCGTCAAGCGCAAGAAGAAAGCGCTGGCGGCCAGGAAGCGCGCTTTGAAGAAAATGAAGAAGATGAGCAGGTAG
- a CDS encoding pyrimidine/purine nucleoside phosphorylase: MKHSVYFEGGVQSLGFEDVAGKATVGVIDPGNYAFGTSTEEVMSVVTGSLDYRLPGADWATAAAGRSFTVPPGVTFEVRAGAPVAYLCRYR; encoded by the coding sequence ATGAAGCACAGCGTCTATTTCGAGGGCGGCGTCCAGAGCCTCGGGTTCGAGGATGTCGCGGGCAAGGCCACCGTCGGGGTGATCGACCCGGGGAACTACGCCTTCGGCACCTCCACCGAAGAGGTGATGTCGGTGGTGACGGGCTCGCTCGACTATCGCCTTCCGGGCGCCGACTGGGCGACGGCCGCCGCCGGCCGGTCCTTCACCGTGCCTCCCGGCGTCACCTTCGAGGTCCGGGCCGGGGCCCCCGTCGCCTACCTCTGCAGGTATCGCTGA